One segment of bacterium DNA contains the following:
- a CDS encoding HI0074 family nucleotidyltransferase substrate-binding subunit, whose translation MSALDTDALELALGTLQDAVRVYDAHGGPEDEALLLRDGLIQRFEYVYELAWKLMQRWIALNVNPESAVPTWTRRELFRLAAEHGLLRQPADWFVFAEARHLSAHTYNPVHADKALLAARAMIPEALFLLERLRHG comes from the coding sequence ATGAGCGCGCTGGACACGGACGCCCTGGAATTGGCCCTCGGCACCTTGCAGGATGCCGTCCGGGTCTATGATGCGCACGGTGGCCCGGAGGACGAGGCTTTGCTGCTGCGCGACGGCCTGATCCAGCGCTTCGAGTATGTCTACGAACTCGCCTGGAAACTCATGCAGCGCTGGATCGCCCTCAATGTCAATCCAGAGTCCGCTGTTCCCACATGGACACGCCGGGAACTATTCCGTCTTGCCGCCGAACATGGTCTGCTGCGGCAACCAGCGGACTGGTTCGTCTTCGCCGAGGCCCGCCACCTCTCGGCCCACACCTACAACCCCGTCCATGCGGACAAGGCCCTGTTGGCGGCCCGCGCCATGATCCCGGAAGCACTCTTCCTGTTGGAAAGGCTGCGCCATGGTTGA
- a CDS encoding Eco57I restriction-modification methylase domain-containing protein, producing the protein MLSEVEQVRLRLSKDTDAKKKSQFGQFLTPARTAAFMAGLFPPADGVCRLLDAGAGIGSLAAAFLERWCSGGLRFRRVELDAFEIDGSLHAQIAQTLSKYRNDAFTARVHGEDFILAAVDALSGGLFAKQLPRYSHAILNPPYKKISSNSAHRFALRRVGIETVNLYSAFVALTLAQTAPGGQLVAIIPRSFCNGPYYRPFRDFMLERAAIRHIHLFESRSKAFKDDAVLQENIIVRLERDGQQGPVTVSTSADDTFSDLVHHTHPFERIVFPNDLERFIHVPTSPDKNAIELIPAIRYALADLGIKISTGPVVDFRLKEHLRDMPGPSTVPLLYPAHFVGGGTTWPIEGIKKPNAIKRNVDTEKWLYPNGFYCVVRRFSSKEESRRIVASVVEPGAFGDVAVLAFENHLNVFHDNRPGLPQALAHGLAVFLNTTAVDEAFRRFNGHTQVNATDLTLMKYPSREVLTQLGQWAMQQASLTQGMIDDMFGAVAA; encoded by the coding sequence TTGTTGTCAGAGGTTGAACAAGTCCGGTTGCGGCTATCCAAGGATACGGACGCGAAGAAAAAATCGCAGTTCGGCCAATTCCTGACGCCAGCAAGGACTGCGGCCTTCATGGCCGGGCTTTTCCCACCTGCAGATGGCGTCTGCCGCCTACTTGATGCTGGCGCCGGTATTGGTTCGCTTGCTGCGGCCTTTCTGGAGCGGTGGTGTTCCGGTGGTCTTCGCTTCCGGCGCGTGGAACTTGATGCTTTCGAGATCGACGGCTCTCTGCACGCCCAGATAGCTCAGACGTTGTCGAAGTACCGCAACGACGCGTTCACTGCGAGAGTGCATGGTGAAGACTTCATCCTCGCCGCGGTCGATGCGCTGTCCGGTGGCCTGTTCGCCAAGCAACTCCCACGGTATAGCCACGCCATCCTTAACCCGCCCTACAAGAAGATAAGCAGCAATTCAGCGCACCGGTTCGCCCTACGTCGCGTTGGTATCGAGACGGTCAATCTCTATTCGGCCTTTGTGGCGTTGACCTTGGCACAGACCGCGCCAGGCGGGCAGCTCGTGGCGATCATTCCACGCAGCTTCTGCAACGGTCCCTATTATCGCCCATTCCGTGACTTCATGCTTGAGCGTGCCGCCATCCGCCACATTCACCTGTTCGAGTCACGCAGCAAAGCCTTCAAGGATGATGCCGTCCTTCAGGAGAACATCATTGTCCGTCTAGAGCGCGACGGCCAGCAGGGGCCGGTGACAGTTTCGACTTCAGCCGACGACACCTTCTCCGACCTTGTTCATCATACACACCCTTTCGAGCGGATCGTGTTTCCGAATGACCTGGAACGGTTTATTCATGTGCCCACATCGCCCGACAAGAATGCCATAGAGTTAATCCCAGCAATCCGGTACGCGCTGGCCGACCTTGGCATCAAGATATCGACCGGGCCAGTTGTCGATTTCAGGCTCAAGGAGCACCTGCGCGACATGCCCGGGCCGAGCACTGTGCCCTTGCTCTATCCCGCCCATTTCGTCGGCGGAGGCACCACATGGCCCATCGAGGGCATCAAGAAGCCGAACGCCATCAAACGCAATGTCGACACTGAAAAGTGGCTTTACCCTAACGGCTTTTACTGCGTCGTGCGACGTTTCTCATCCAAAGAAGAATCACGCCGTATCGTGGCGAGCGTAGTTGAACCCGGCGCATTCGGTGACGTGGCCGTGCTGGCCTTCGAAAACCACCTGAACGTTTTCCACGATAACAGGCCCGGCTTGCCGCAGGCGCTGGCCCATGGGCTGGCCGTGTTCCTGAACACGACCGCCGTTGACGAGGCTTTTCGTCGTTTCAACGGCCATACGCAGGTCAACGCAACCGACTTGACTCTCATGAAATACCCCAGCCGTGAAGTCCTGACTCAACTTGGCCAATGGGCCATGCAACAAGCGAGCCTCACGCAGGGAATGATCGACGATATGTTTGGAGCCGTGGCCGCATGA
- a CDS encoding amidohydrolase family protein, whose protein sequence is MADSTRRSKAAPKPAPAKSGSKSTARSANGVKKAAGANAVAPLKGAKPAKDKALPATKAATTKAAGKLKATPGPARPIPKGAAEKALSNKQMAKPAAKSTSKTSAKVQGKPATRVGPVKGAAMKVSLPKAITAKPVMTSASRPKPAAKPAVAPKVKELQAPGGGSLLLQGGTFVTMNMVREVLTGDLRIEQGRITGLGERLKPRKDEKVLDLRGLTIFPGFIQLHVHLCQTLFRHMAEDMALFDWLRNRIWPLEAAHNPASMGASARLGILELLLSGTTTVFTMESTQHTETVFQELSASGLRAFSGKAMMDSGRGVPADLKEETARSLDTARRHLADWNGKGRLGVTLCPRFAPSCSADLLRGVGTLARESGAWIHTHIAETRDEVQLTREVFGRNPVQLYEALGYLEGKFLGVHAVHLTEAEKLHLAGRRGAVLVHCPSANLKLGSGVMPLSDLLSRGIRVGLGADGAACNNNLSVLQEMRLAGLLQKVSRGAATLSAEMLLDLATIDAAKSIGLDEEIGSIEVGKKADLVFFDLNHPSIQVAGTPAQQLVWSASSRDLVHTMIEGEFLVRDRKARRLDAEDVMKTARAEARKLVLRAGLEGKVRV, encoded by the coding sequence GTGGCTGATTCCACCCGCAGAAGCAAAGCCGCGCCCAAGCCGGCTCCCGCCAAATCCGGCTCCAAGTCGACAGCCAGGAGTGCCAATGGCGTCAAGAAGGCCGCCGGGGCCAACGCCGTCGCGCCGCTGAAGGGGGCGAAGCCCGCCAAGGACAAGGCTCTGCCAGCCACGAAGGCGGCCACCACCAAGGCTGCCGGCAAGCTGAAGGCCACTCCCGGTCCGGCCCGGCCCATCCCCAAGGGGGCGGCGGAGAAGGCCTTGTCCAACAAGCAAATGGCCAAGCCAGCCGCCAAGTCCACGTCCAAGACCAGCGCCAAAGTCCAAGGCAAGCCGGCAACCCGGGTGGGGCCGGTCAAGGGTGCGGCCATGAAGGTTTCGCTGCCCAAGGCCATCACCGCCAAGCCCGTCATGACTTCGGCCAGCCGGCCCAAGCCGGCCGCCAAGCCGGCGGTTGCGCCCAAGGTCAAGGAGTTGCAGGCGCCGGGGGGCGGCAGCCTGCTGCTCCAGGGCGGCACCTTCGTCACGATGAACATGGTGCGCGAGGTGCTGACCGGGGATCTGCGCATCGAGCAGGGGCGGATCACCGGCCTGGGGGAGCGGCTCAAGCCCCGCAAGGACGAGAAGGTGCTGGACCTGCGCGGCCTCACCATCTTCCCGGGCTTCATCCAGCTACATGTTCACCTTTGTCAGACCCTGTTCCGCCACATGGCGGAGGACATGGCCCTCTTCGATTGGCTGCGCAACCGCATCTGGCCGCTCGAAGCCGCCCACAACCCCGCCTCCATGGGCGCCTCGGCCCGCCTGGGCATCCTCGAACTGCTGCTTTCCGGCACGACCACCGTCTTCACGATGGAGAGCACGCAGCACACGGAGACGGTCTTCCAGGAGCTGTCAGCCAGCGGCCTGCGCGCCTTCAGCGGCAAGGCGATGATGGATTCCGGCCGCGGCGTGCCCGCCGATCTAAAGGAAGAGACCGCCCGCTCGCTGGACACAGCCCGCCGCCATCTGGCCGACTGGAACGGCAAGGGCCGCCTGGGCGTCACCCTCTGCCCGCGCTTCGCCCCCAGCTGCAGCGCCGATCTGCTGCGCGGCGTGGGAACCCTCGCCCGCGAGTCCGGCGCCTGGATCCACACCCACATCGCCGAGACGCGGGACGAGGTGCAGCTGACGCGGGAGGTATTCGGGCGCAACCCTGTCCAGCTTTACGAGGCCCTGGGCTACCTGGAAGGCAAATTCCTGGGCGTCCACGCCGTCCACCTGACGGAGGCGGAAAAACTCCATCTGGCCGGCCGCCGGGGCGCCGTCCTCGTCCACTGCCCCAGCGCCAACCTGAAGCTGGGCAGCGGCGTCATGCCCCTGTCCGACCTGCTCTCGCGGGGCATCCGCGTCGGCCTGGGGGCCGACGGCGCCGCCTGCAACAACAACCTGAGCGTCCTCCAGGAGATGCGTCTGGCCGGGCTGCTGCAGAAAGTGAGCCGCGGCGCCGCCACGCTCAGCGCCGAGATGCTGCTCGACCTGGCCACCATCGACGCCGCCAAGTCCATCGGCCTGGATGAGGAGATCGGCTCCATCGAGGTGGGCAAGAAGGCCGACCTCGTCTTCTTCGACCTCAACCACCCCTCCATCCAGGTGGCGGGGACGCCCGCCCAGCAGCTTGTCTGGTCGGCCTCCTCGCGTGATCTGGTCCACACCATGATCGAGGGCGAGTTCCTCGTGCGCGACCGCAAGGCCCGCCGCCTGGACGCGGAGGACGTCATGAAGACGGCGCGGGCCGAGGCCCGCAAGCTGGTCCTGCGCGCCGGACTGGAGGGCAAGGTCCGGGTCTGA
- a CDS encoding helicase-associated domain-containing protein → MYNSSNPLIVQSDRTVFLETANPQFEDARDDLGRFAELDKSPEHLHTYRITPLSLWNAASSGMGAVEIINILNRYSKYEVPTNVVEDIREVVGRYGRVRLMREDGDQLVLESDDELLMVELSRHKTVVPYLGHPLDTRRIQVRPENRGHLKQALIKIGFPVEDLAGYTAGAPLSLDWRATSLSGKEIALRRYQRDAVAVFWAGGDRRGGSGVLVLPCGAGKTVIGIGVMEKVRMQTLVLTTNVTALRQWKHELLDKTDLRDDQIGEYSGELKEIRPVTLATYQILTWRKNKQSPFAHFRLFNDQDWGLIIYDEVHLLPAPVFRAVAEIQSRRRLGLTATLVREDGKEDDVFSLIGPKKMDVPWKELERQGWIAQATCIEYRLPMDQDLRLEYALAETRRKYTVASCNPAKLELIEELLERHHGDRVLIIGQFLDQLRTIAALIQAPLITGSVRNTLREELYEKFRTGEVKVLVVSKVANFAVDLPEANVAIQVSGTFGSRQEEAQRLGRVLRPKSGENHAWFYTLVTRDTIDQEFSMNRQLFLTEQGYRYEIRTYA, encoded by the coding sequence GTGTATAATTCCAGCAATCCCCTCATCGTCCAGTCCGACCGCACCGTCTTCCTCGAGACGGCCAATCCCCAGTTCGAGGACGCCCGCGACGATCTGGGCCGTTTCGCCGAGCTGGACAAGTCGCCGGAGCATCTGCACACCTACCGGATCACGCCGCTGTCGTTGTGGAATGCCGCCTCCAGCGGCATGGGCGCGGTGGAGATCATCAACATCCTCAACCGCTACTCCAAGTACGAGGTCCCCACCAACGTGGTGGAGGACATCCGCGAGGTGGTGGGGCGCTACGGCCGGGTCCGCCTCATGCGGGAGGACGGCGATCAGCTGGTCCTGGAATCGGATGATGAGCTGCTCATGGTGGAGTTGTCGCGGCACAAGACCGTGGTCCCCTACCTGGGGCACCCGCTGGATACCCGCCGCATCCAGGTCCGACCGGAGAATCGTGGGCACCTGAAGCAGGCCCTCATCAAGATCGGCTTCCCGGTCGAGGATCTGGCGGGCTATACGGCGGGAGCGCCCTTGTCCCTCGACTGGCGGGCGACATCCTTGTCCGGCAAGGAAATCGCCCTTCGGCGCTACCAGCGGGACGCGGTGGCGGTCTTCTGGGCGGGCGGGGACCGGCGGGGCGGCAGCGGGGTCCTGGTCTTGCCTTGCGGCGCAGGCAAGACGGTGATCGGCATCGGGGTCATGGAAAAGGTCCGCATGCAGACCCTCGTGCTGACCACCAACGTGACCGCCCTGCGCCAATGGAAGCACGAGCTGCTGGACAAGACCGATCTGCGGGATGACCAGATCGGCGAGTACAGCGGCGAGCTGAAGGAGATCCGGCCCGTCACCCTGGCCACCTACCAGATCCTGACCTGGCGCAAGAACAAGCAGAGCCCCTTCGCCCACTTCCGCCTCTTCAATGATCAGGATTGGGGGCTCATCATCTATGACGAGGTGCATCTCCTGCCCGCCCCCGTCTTCCGCGCCGTGGCCGAGATCCAAAGCCGGCGCCGCCTGGGACTGACCGCCACCCTGGTGCGGGAGGACGGCAAGGAGGACGATGTCTTCTCCTTGATCGGGCCGAAGAAGATGGACGTGCCCTGGAAGGAGCTGGAGCGGCAGGGATGGATCGCCCAGGCCACTTGCATCGAATACCGCCTCCCCATGGACCAGGATCTGCGCCTGGAGTACGCCCTGGCCGAAACACGGCGCAAGTACACGGTGGCCTCCTGCAATCCGGCCAAGCTGGAGCTGATCGAGGAGTTGCTGGAGCGCCACCACGGCGACCGCGTGCTGATCATCGGCCAGTTCCTGGACCAGTTGCGCACCATCGCCGCCCTCATCCAGGCGCCCCTCATCACGGGCAGCGTGCGCAACACCCTGCGGGAGGAGCTTTACGAGAAGTTCCGCACCGGCGAGGTGAAGGTGCTGGTGGTCTCCAAGGTGGCCAATTTCGCCGTCGACCTGCCGGAGGCCAACGTCGCCATCCAGGTCTCGGGGACCTTCGGCAGCCGGCAGGAGGAGGCCCAGCGCCTGGGACGCGTCCTGCGACCCAAGAGCGGAGAAAACCACGCCTGGTTCTATACTCTGGTGACACGGGACACCATCGACCAGGAGTTCTCCATGAACCGGCAGCTCTTCTTGACGGAGCAGGGTTATCGTTACGAGATCCGCACTTACGCCTGA
- a CDS encoding glutamate mutase L — translation MKEIRSILATDCGSTTTKCILIEKIGDTYRQTIRGEAPTTVEAPFEDVTMGVINAATEVEELSRQRLTLSDGTVREATPERRFVRQVAGEDGAPRWEIIVPQEGDEGVDAYISTSSAGGGLQMMVAGVVAAMTGESAQRAALGAGAIVMDVIASNDGRLPHEKIDRIRRLRPDMILLAGGTDGGSKLPLDLAELIAAAKPRPRLGQGFNLPIIYAGNQALKAEIHEILSPVSALTEVDNLRPVLERENLNPARDKIHDLFMEHVMQQAPGYDKLMSFCRYWDEGPVQVPIMPTPGAVGKIIERVAAIQGINVVGVDIGGATTDVFSVFGGVFNRTVSANLGMSYSVSNVLAEAGLENIQRWVPFPLDPGELRNRIGNKMIRPTTIPQTKEDLIIEQAIAREALRLSFVQHKEFAVELKGVQQERTISDAFDQDAGSRSLVKMMELDLLVGSGGVLSHAPARVQSAWMLIDSFLPEGFTRLAVDSIFMMPQLGVLASFHERAATQVFDKDCLIYLGTCVAPLGKVKSPGKPGLRIKGALPSGPLDLVVNQDELRLLPLGPGEEAELLFHPERGFDLGAGPGKEIRHTVQGGVVGLVIDTRGRPFSLAADTPGRLEKLGRWDITRSGPPAS, via the coding sequence ATGAAGGAAATCCGCTCCATCCTCGCCACGGACTGCGGCAGCACCACCACCAAGTGCATTCTCATCGAGAAGATCGGCGACACCTACCGTCAAACCATCCGCGGCGAGGCGCCCACCACGGTGGAGGCGCCCTTCGAGGACGTGACGATGGGCGTGATCAACGCCGCCACCGAGGTGGAGGAGTTGTCCCGCCAGCGCCTCACCCTGTCCGACGGCACTGTGCGCGAGGCCACCCCGGAACGGCGTTTCGTGCGGCAGGTGGCGGGCGAGGACGGCGCGCCGCGCTGGGAGATCATCGTGCCGCAGGAGGGTGACGAGGGGGTCGACGCCTACATCTCCACCTCCAGCGCCGGGGGCGGCCTCCAGATGATGGTGGCGGGCGTGGTGGCGGCCATGACCGGCGAATCCGCCCAGCGCGCCGCCCTGGGCGCCGGAGCGATCGTGATGGACGTCATCGCCAGCAACGACGGCCGCCTCCCCCACGAGAAGATCGACCGCATCCGCCGCCTGCGTCCGGACATGATCCTCCTGGCCGGCGGCACGGACGGCGGCAGCAAGCTGCCCCTGGACCTGGCCGAGCTGATCGCCGCCGCCAAGCCCCGCCCGCGCCTGGGCCAGGGCTTCAATCTGCCCATCATCTACGCCGGCAACCAGGCGCTGAAGGCGGAGATCCACGAGATCCTCAGCCCCGTGAGCGCCCTGACCGAGGTGGACAACCTGCGCCCCGTGCTGGAGCGGGAGAACCTCAACCCGGCGCGCGACAAGATCCATGACCTCTTCATGGAGCACGTCATGCAGCAGGCGCCCGGCTACGACAAGCTGATGAGCTTCTGCCGCTACTGGGACGAGGGGCCGGTTCAGGTGCCGATCATGCCCACACCCGGCGCGGTGGGGAAGATCATCGAGCGAGTGGCGGCCATCCAGGGCATCAACGTGGTGGGGGTCGACATCGGCGGTGCCACCACGGACGTTTTCTCCGTCTTCGGCGGCGTCTTCAACCGCACGGTGAGCGCCAACCTGGGCATGAGCTACAGCGTGAGCAACGTCCTGGCCGAGGCCGGGCTGGAGAACATCCAGCGCTGGGTGCCCTTCCCGCTGGATCCCGGCGAGCTGCGCAACCGCATCGGCAACAAGATGATCCGCCCCACGACCATTCCGCAGACGAAGGAGGATCTCATCATCGAGCAGGCCATCGCCCGCGAGGCGCTGCGCCTCTCCTTCGTCCAGCACAAGGAGTTCGCCGTGGAGCTGAAGGGCGTGCAGCAGGAGCGCACCATCAGCGACGCCTTCGACCAGGACGCGGGCAGCCGCAGCCTGGTCAAGATGATGGAGCTGGACCTCCTGGTGGGCTCCGGCGGCGTCCTCTCCCACGCCCCGGCCCGCGTCCAGAGCGCCTGGATGCTCATCGACAGCTTCCTGCCGGAAGGCTTCACGCGCCTGGCGGTGGACAGCATCTTCATGATGCCGCAGTTGGGCGTGCTGGCCAGTTTCCACGAGAGGGCCGCCACCCAGGTCTTCGACAAGGACTGCCTCATCTACCTGGGCACCTGCGTGGCGCCCCTGGGCAAGGTGAAAAGCCCGGGCAAGCCCGGCCTGCGCATCAAGGGCGCCCTGCCCTCCGGCCCCCTCGACCTGGTCGTCAACCAGGACGAGCTGCGCCTGCTGCCGCTGGGTCCGGGCGAGGAGGCGGAGCTGCTCTTCCACCCGGAGCGGGGCTTCGATCTGGGCGCCGGCCCCGGCAAGGAGATCCGCCACACGGTGCAGGGCGGCGTGGTGGGCCTCGTCATCGACACGCGCGGCCGTCCCTTCAGCCTGGCCGCCGACACGCCGGGCCGCCTGGAGAAACTGGGGCGCTGGGACATCACGCGGTCGGGGCCGCCGGCATCATGA
- a CDS encoding nucleotidyltransferase domain-containing protein: MVELDLDPAWRESLARILAIHAATWEVWAYGSRVQGRSRPWSDLDLVLVGDEPVPEVALGELREALACSDLPIRVDVADWLGLTPAFRERVRQDHVVLRSAH; this comes from the coding sequence ATGGTTGAGTTGGACCTGGATCCCGCTTGGCGGGAAAGCCTCGCCCGGATCCTCGCCATCCATGCCGCCACCTGGGAAGTGTGGGCTTATGGGAGTCGGGTCCAGGGTCGCAGCCGGCCCTGGTCGGATTTGGATCTGGTGCTGGTCGGGGACGAGCCGGTCCCGGAGGTGGCACTGGGCGAGCTGCGGGAAGCTCTCGCCTGCTCCGACCTGCCCATCCGGGTGGACGTGGCGGACTGGCTCGGCCTGACTCCGGCTTTCCGCGAACGGGTCAGGCAGGATCACGTCGTGTTGCGCTCCGCGCATTAG
- a CDS encoding secondary thiamine-phosphate synthase enzyme YjbQ — MNELTISTSRREEFIRLDGLLAQTAAEQGWRAGLLFLHVPHTTAALTINENGDPDLPPDLIMRLAKLARDPDYRHAEGNSDAHLKSSLLGCQLHVPLVGGRLRLGQWQSVWFCEFDRPRRRRLWVDLLGGERSV; from the coding sequence ATGAACGAGCTGACCATTTCCACCAGCCGCAGGGAAGAGTTCATTCGACTGGATGGGCTGCTGGCGCAGACCGCCGCCGAGCAGGGTTGGCGCGCCGGCCTCCTCTTCCTGCATGTGCCCCATACAACGGCCGCGTTGACCATCAATGAGAACGGGGATCCGGACCTGCCGCCGGACCTGATCATGCGCCTGGCCAAACTGGCCCGGGACCCTGATTACCGGCATGCCGAGGGCAATTCCGACGCCCACCTGAAGAGCAGCCTGCTGGGCTGCCAGTTGCACGTGCCGCTGGTCGGCGGCCGCCTGCGGCTCGGCCAGTGGCAGTCCGTATGGTTTTGCGAATTCGACAGACCCCGCCGGCGTCGCCTGTGGGTTGATCTGCTTGGCGGAGAACGCAGTGTATAA